A single region of the Marinobacter salinus genome encodes:
- the trmH gene encoding tRNA (guanosine(18)-2'-O)-methyltransferase TrmH, which produces MTPERLARIKQTLNTRQPDLSVLTDQVHKPRNLSAIIRSCDAFGLANMHVVWPKEGFRAFRKTAGGSYNWVTTHTHRTMDDAIDTLRKQGHKLYAAQLSDRAIDFREADFTVPCTVILGNEVDGVSADAADQADEHIVIPMMGMVESLNVSAACAIILTEAQRQRQLAGMFDQRRLSDDEYNRLLFCWCQPTVKRYCDDRKLPYPPIDPETGELIDGVGWMQEVRKLRANP; this is translated from the coding sequence ATGACCCCCGAACGCCTCGCCCGAATCAAACAAACCCTCAACACCAGGCAACCCGATCTCAGCGTCCTCACCGACCAGGTCCACAAACCCCGGAACCTCTCCGCCATCATCCGCTCCTGCGATGCCTTTGGGCTGGCAAACATGCACGTCGTCTGGCCAAAAGAAGGCTTCCGGGCCTTCAGGAAAACCGCGGGTGGCAGTTACAATTGGGTCACGACACACACCCATCGAACCATGGACGATGCCATCGACACCCTGAGAAAGCAGGGCCATAAGCTCTATGCTGCCCAGCTCTCTGACCGTGCGATTGATTTCCGGGAAGCGGATTTCACGGTGCCGTGCACAGTGATCCTGGGCAACGAGGTGGATGGGGTCAGTGCCGACGCCGCCGATCAGGCCGATGAACACATTGTAATCCCGATGATGGGGATGGTTGAGTCACTCAACGTCTCCGCTGCCTGTGCGATTATCCTGACGGAAGCCCAGCGTCAGAGGCAGCTGGCTGGCATGTTTGACCAGCGCAGGCTGTCAGACGACGAATACAACCGACTGCTGTTCTGCTGGTGCCAGCCGACAGTAAAGCGCTACTGCGACGACCGTAAACTGCCGTACCCGCCGATTGATCCGGAAACCGGCGAGTTAATCGACGGGGTGGGGTGGATGCAGGAAGTCCGAAAGCTCAGAGCCAACCCCTAA
- a CDS encoding nucleoid-associated protein has protein sequence MAIKHLRTAFASQYQPGQPARLVSGEALQEPGGDYEALHKQMKRLFNSKPGKKYGRFSEDIGESPLSSWLKDYLEDKQSFDSMTDRLFGQWQELLTGCQEEFQGHLMMVHEALADADVVYLLILESDNALRFDGNQALDATDVLSLSRLNLAVRIELDDWRSGNTAENYLTLVHGRGTGEPGELFIRLSGFTNQVDVEKETTTFLDAVEAFAKSSEPEKAGEVRSKAYEFCKEQHALGEPVEIEALSGYLDESEPQRFKDFASKTTEMPESGVLHPDHRKVKKLVRIAGSGGGMSVSFSSDLVNQAVYYDRDKDALTITRLPKALREQLQRYLEARED, from the coding sequence ATGGCCATCAAACACCTACGCACAGCCTTTGCCAGCCAGTACCAGCCGGGCCAGCCTGCCCGCCTCGTCAGCGGCGAAGCCCTGCAGGAACCCGGTGGCGATTACGAAGCACTGCACAAGCAGATGAAGCGACTTTTCAACAGCAAACCCGGCAAGAAATACGGTCGGTTTTCGGAAGATATCGGCGAGTCGCCCCTCAGTAGCTGGCTCAAGGATTACCTGGAAGACAAACAGAGCTTCGACTCGATGACTGATCGTTTGTTCGGCCAGTGGCAGGAACTGCTGACCGGCTGCCAGGAAGAGTTTCAGGGACACCTCATGATGGTCCACGAAGCTCTTGCGGATGCCGACGTGGTCTACCTGCTGATTCTGGAAAGCGACAATGCATTGCGCTTTGATGGCAACCAGGCTCTGGATGCCACAGATGTGCTGAGCCTCTCCCGGCTGAACCTGGCCGTGCGCATTGAACTGGATGACTGGCGTAGTGGTAACACCGCCGAAAACTACCTGACGCTCGTTCACGGGCGAGGCACCGGTGAACCCGGCGAATTGTTCATTCGGTTGAGCGGTTTTACCAATCAGGTGGATGTCGAAAAGGAAACGACGACCTTTCTGGACGCCGTGGAAGCGTTTGCCAAGTCGTCGGAACCGGAAAAGGCCGGTGAAGTGCGCAGCAAGGCCTATGAGTTTTGCAAGGAGCAGCATGCTCTGGGTGAGCCGGTAGAAATCGAGGCGCTTTCCGGTTATCTGGACGAGAGCGAACCCCAGCGGTTCAAGGATTTCGCATCGAAAACCACAGAAATGCCGGAGAGCGGCGTGCTCCACCCGGATCACCGCAAGGTGAAGAAACTCGTCCGCATTGCCGGTTCGGGAGGCGGCATGAGTGTTTCTTTTTCCTCGGATCTGGTAAATCAGGCGGTGTATTACGACCGCGATAAAGACGCTTTGACCATCACACGACTGCCCAAGGCCTTGCGGGAGCAGTTGCAGCGGTATCTCGAGGCTCGTGAGGATTAA
- the cysN gene encoding sulfate adenylyltransferase subunit CysN, with product MSHQSDLIAEDIQAYLKQHENKELLRLLTCGSVDDGKSTLIGRLLHDTKMIYEDHMASLKTDSAKVGTTGEKLDLALLVDGLQAEREQGITIDVAYRYFSTDKRKFIIADTPGHEQYTRNMATGASTAQVAILMIDARHGVLTQTRRHSFIASLLGIRHIVVAINKMDLVDFSEVRFNEIKDEYLAFAAKLGLKDIRFVPISALEGDNVVNKSESTPWFTGQPLMDILETVEVSRDKNLEHFRFPVQYVTRPDLNFRGFCGTIASGTIRPGEQVMALPSRRTSTVKEVVTFDGNLEEAYIDQAVTLTLTDEIDISRGDMLVKVEDEPEVGNRFNANIVWMTDAPLETGRLYDIKLGPTFTSGTVKTIHHQTDVNTLEQQANPETLQLNEIGLCELTLSQPIAFDAYQRNHATGSFIVIDRLTNVTIGAGMVSGLADSGESLDPVSVEERERRLAQKPAIIACNGRQAPALALALERALFDQGKTSVVLSEETAGDADERRRAAQLLSAHGLIAIAVNLGTDVANAGVTADNEQDIPSAVSELMQSLGRTKRV from the coding sequence ATGTCACACCAGTCCGATCTGATTGCTGAAGATATTCAGGCCTACCTGAAGCAACATGAAAACAAAGAGCTGCTGCGCCTGCTCACCTGCGGCAGTGTCGATGACGGCAAGAGTACCCTTATCGGCCGCCTGCTGCACGACACCAAAATGATCTACGAAGATCACATGGCAAGCCTGAAAACCGATAGCGCCAAGGTAGGCACAACCGGTGAAAAACTGGACCTCGCACTGCTCGTGGACGGCCTGCAGGCAGAGCGGGAGCAGGGCATCACCATTGACGTAGCCTATCGCTACTTCTCTACCGACAAGCGTAAGTTCATCATTGCCGATACGCCGGGGCACGAGCAATATACACGGAATATGGCCACGGGCGCCTCAACCGCTCAGGTCGCCATCCTGATGATCGATGCCCGTCACGGCGTTCTGACACAGACTCGCCGTCACTCCTTCATTGCCTCACTGCTTGGCATTCGCCACATTGTTGTTGCCATCAACAAGATGGACCTGGTGGATTTTAGCGAAGTGCGCTTTAACGAGATCAAGGACGAATACCTTGCGTTTGCGGCCAAACTTGGCCTGAAAGACATTCGCTTCGTGCCGATTTCGGCCCTGGAAGGCGACAACGTCGTTAACAAGAGCGAGAGCACACCCTGGTTTACCGGCCAGCCGCTGATGGACATCCTGGAAACCGTCGAAGTATCCCGGGACAAGAACCTCGAACACTTCCGTTTCCCGGTCCAGTATGTCACCCGCCCCGACCTGAACTTCCGGGGTTTTTGTGGCACCATCGCTTCCGGCACGATCCGCCCCGGCGAGCAGGTGATGGCTCTGCCCTCACGTCGTACAAGTACGGTTAAAGAAGTCGTTACATTTGACGGTAACCTTGAAGAAGCCTACATCGATCAGGCTGTCACCCTGACCCTGACGGACGAGATCGATATCAGCCGCGGTGACATGCTGGTCAAGGTTGAAGACGAACCGGAAGTGGGCAACCGCTTCAATGCAAACATTGTATGGATGACCGATGCGCCCCTGGAAACCGGGCGGCTCTACGACATCAAGCTTGGCCCCACCTTTACGTCCGGCACGGTAAAAACCATCCACCACCAGACTGACGTCAACACACTGGAGCAGCAGGCAAACCCGGAAACATTGCAACTCAATGAGATCGGCCTGTGTGAACTCACCCTGAGCCAGCCAATCGCTTTTGACGCCTACCAGCGCAACCACGCGACCGGCAGCTTCATCGTGATTGACAGGCTCACGAACGTAACTATTGGTGCAGGCATGGTATCCGGCCTCGCGGATAGTGGAGAGTCTCTTGATCCGGTCTCTGTCGAAGAGCGCGAGCGCCGACTGGCCCAAAAGCCGGCAATTATTGCCTGTAACGGGCGGCAGGCACCGGCCCTCGCTCTGGCCCTGGAGCGGGCTCTGTTTGACCAGGGCAAGACCTCCGTGGTGCTCAGCGAAGAGACCGCCGGTGATGCCGATGAGCGTCGTCGCGCTGCCCAGCTGCTGTCGGCCCACGGGCTGATCGCGATTGCGGTAAACCTGGGGACGGACGTGGCGAATGCCGGGGTAACTGCAGACAATGAACAGGACATACCGTCTGCGGTGAGTGAACTGATGCAATCACTGGGTCGCACCAAGCGGGTTTAA